A part of Desulfobacter sp. genomic DNA contains:
- the rhlP gene encoding rhombotarget lipoprotein (RhlP (RHombo-target LipoProtein) is a family of predicted lipoproteins that, in general, co-occurs with a form of rhombosortase, and that has an apparent cleavage site for that enzyme, a GlyGly motif, near the C-terminus.), translating into MKFIILILSAAAVFTGLSGCAVRSAHHHSSSVVQYLYPNQENHVKITGMPRLSLPLRVGIAFVPENSGRGRALTETDKMELMAEVRRHFNRYEFVGSIELIPSAYLQKEGGFANLDQIRTMYGVDVMALLSYDQTQFTDEGVASITYWTIIGAYIIPGEKNATHTMVDATVYDIQSRKLLFRAPGVSHIKSNATPVNLSEQLRKDSIKSFKYASADLIRNLDAQLQLFKEKVKAAPDAYQISHGPGYTGGGSLDATLLAGLAFLGGCGVWQRIRKQ; encoded by the coding sequence ATGAAATTTATAATTCTGATCTTATCGGCAGCAGCTGTTTTTACCGGTCTGTCCGGATGTGCCGTCCGGTCTGCCCATCACCACAGCAGCAGCGTGGTGCAATATCTTTATCCGAATCAGGAGAACCATGTAAAAATTACAGGTATGCCCAGACTGTCCCTGCCCTTGAGGGTGGGGATTGCATTTGTACCGGAAAACAGCGGGAGGGGCCGTGCATTGACAGAAACCGATAAAATGGAATTGATGGCAGAGGTCCGCCGGCATTTTAATCGCTACGAATTTGTAGGATCCATTGAACTCATCCCATCTGCCTATCTTCAAAAAGAGGGGGGCTTTGCCAACCTGGACCAAATTCGTACCATGTACGGCGTTGATGTAATGGCGCTGCTTTCCTATGATCAGACACAATTCACCGATGAAGGCGTTGCATCCATTACCTATTGGACCATCATCGGAGCATATATCATCCCCGGGGAGAAAAATGCCACCCATACCATGGTGGATGCGACGGTTTACGATATTCAAAGCCGGAAACTGCTTTTCCGGGCGCCGGGGGTAAGCCATATCAAAAGCAATGCCACACCGGTCAATTTGTCGGAGCAGCTTCGCAAGGACAGTATTAAAAGCTTTAAATATGCAAGCGCGGACCTGATCAGAAATCTTGACGCCCAGCTTCAATTGTTTAAAGAAAAAGTCAAGGCAGCGCCGGATGCGTATCAGATATCCCATGGCCCTGGGTATACCGGCGGCGGAAGCCTTGATGCGACACTGCTGGCGGGACTTGCCTTTTTGGGAGGATGCGGGGTATGGCAGAGGATACGGAAACAATGA
- a CDS encoding cob(I)yrinic acid a,c-diamide adenosyltransferase has product MKVYTGKGDEGKTSLFSGERILKSHPRIEAYGEIDELNSLLGTVKASWEIDDPGLGLEIDRIQGQLLDAGAWLATTPGSRSVSFLPPFTETPAKELESAIDDMSEELPELKQFILPQGHLSAAMAQTARAVCRRAERRVIAFAPEGPGKDQGGDSLGHILVFLNRLSDYLFVLARYLNKRHGAADTLWPSQ; this is encoded by the coding sequence ATGAAAGTCTATACAGGTAAGGGGGACGAGGGAAAAACCAGTCTGTTCAGCGGGGAGCGGATCCTGAAATCCCATCCCCGGATTGAGGCTTATGGTGAAATTGACGAACTCAATTCCCTATTGGGGACGGTCAAGGCATCCTGGGAGATCGACGATCCCGGGCTGGGGCTGGAAATCGACCGCATCCAGGGGCAGCTTTTGGATGCCGGGGCCTGGCTGGCCACCACCCCGGGTTCACGGTCTGTCTCTTTTCTCCCTCCTTTTACCGAAACGCCGGCAAAAGAGCTGGAATCCGCCATTGACGACATGTCGGAAGAACTGCCGGAATTAAAGCAGTTTATCCTGCCCCAGGGGCATTTGTCCGCCGCCATGGCCCAGACGGCCCGTGCCGTCTGCCGGAGGGCGGAGCGCAGGGTCATTGCCTTTGCCCCGGAAGGTCCCGGGAAAGATCAGGGGGGCGATAGTCTCGGGCATATCCTGGTTTTTTTAAACCGCCTGTCTGACTATCTGTTTGTTCTTGCCAGATACCTGAACAAGAGGCACGGGGCGGCTGATACCCTGTGGCCCTCCCAATAA
- a CDS encoding FecR domain-containing protein has protein sequence MLSAAEPGEKSATVVVAQKDNLVNICKVWLEAPNNWPAVARFNRLENPHLIYPGQRIKIPAKLLKGIPMDGAVTFLKGDVWVWPPEAKNRGVLKYGDRVVQGTEIETGKDSAVEITFEDGSSFFLRPDTRISIRTARQRQPYYMIRQLFVPAGRTLMRIKKSTGRDSRFEIHTPSAVSAARGTRFRVSVDEENVTRTEVLDGIVGVKGRGKEVVVDPGQGTWVKKGAAARPPEPLPEPPGLTGVKALYQTQPFTFSLVLPEQAAAGRVVVATDPEMRDVVSETLVQAGEPIPRIMLPDGKYHCRALSVNKAGLEGIASEPRGFEVRVNPLPPFIQAPLDGSRFKTDTVELEWLSVADAVSYEAQVARVPDFSAVYKETTGITGVGLRLEMEGYGPYYFRVRSIAGDGFAGLWSDGVAFTHVQPPKAPEAEAPAVDEDAISLRWQDMGSEMTYDFQMAKDPEFKEILFEQKTTAPAVSFDRPGEGGIYYVRIRAVDPDGYEGEFTPAQTFEIKEFPYLEAGAIMTWIVGALIIIL, from the coding sequence ATGCTGTCCGCAGCCGAGCCAGGTGAGAAATCTGCCACCGTGGTGGTGGCCCAAAAAGATAACCTGGTTAATATCTGCAAGGTGTGGCTTGAGGCGCCGAACAATTGGCCGGCGGTTGCCCGGTTCAACCGCCTGGAAAATCCCCACCTGATTTATCCGGGCCAGCGGATAAAAATTCCGGCAAAATTGCTCAAGGGCATCCCCATGGACGGGGCGGTGACCTTTTTAAAGGGGGATGTTTGGGTCTGGCCCCCTGAAGCCAAAAACCGTGGCGTGTTGAAATACGGGGATCGCGTGGTCCAGGGCACAGAGATTGAAACCGGGAAGGACAGTGCCGTGGAAATTACCTTTGAAGATGGGAGTTCCTTTTTTCTCCGGCCCGATACCCGGATCAGTATCCGTACCGCCAGGCAGCGCCAGCCCTATTATATGATCCGGCAGCTCTTTGTTCCCGCCGGAAGAACCCTGATGCGGATCAAAAAGAGTACCGGCCGGGACTCCCGGTTTGAAATCCACACCCCGTCGGCAGTGTCCGCAGCCCGGGGGACCCGGTTCAGGGTTTCCGTGGATGAGGAAAATGTGACCCGGACAGAGGTGCTGGACGGCATTGTCGGTGTGAAAGGCCGGGGAAAAGAGGTGGTGGTGGATCCGGGGCAGGGGACCTGGGTGAAAAAGGGGGCGGCAGCCCGCCCGCCGGAGCCCCTGCCCGAACCGCCCGGCCTGACGGGCGTTAAGGCCTTGTATCAGACCCAGCCGTTCACCTTTTCCCTGGTGCTCCCGGAACAGGCGGCTGCCGGCCGGGTAGTGGTGGCAACGGACCCGGAGATGAGGGATGTGGTCTCCGAAACCCTGGTGCAGGCCGGTGAGCCCATTCCCAGAATCATGCTGCCCGACGGAAAATACCATTGCCGGGCCCTGTCGGTGAATAAGGCCGGGCTTGAGGGAATTGCGTCTGAACCGCGGGGCTTTGAAGTACGGGTCAACCCCCTGCCGCCCTTTATCCAGGCCCCCCTGGACGGCAGCAGGTTTAAAACCGATACCGTTGAACTGGAATGGCTCAGCGTGGCGGATGCCGTTTCCTATGAAGCCCAGGTGGCCAGGGTACCTGACTTTTCAGCCGTGTACAAAGAGACGACGGGAATTACCGGTGTGGGGCTGCGTCTTGAGATGGAAGGGTACGGCCCCTATTATTTCAGGGTCCGCTCCATTGCAGGAGACGGGTTTGCCGGGCTGTGGTCGGATGGGGTGGCATTTACCCATGTCCAACCGCCCAAGGCCCCGGAGGCCGAGGCGCCGGCCGTGGACGAGGATGCCATTTCATTGAGGTGGCAGGACATGGGGTCGGAGATGACCTATGACTTCCAGATGGCAAAGGATCCGGAATTCAAGGAGATCCTTTTTGAACAGAAAACAACCGCCCCGGCCGTGAGCTTCGACAGACCCGGCGAGGGAGGCATCTACTATGTCCGGATCCGGGCGGTTGATCCGGACGGTTATGAAGGCGAATTCACCCCGGCCCAGACCTTTGAAATAAAAGAATTTCCCTACCTGGAAGCCGGGGCAATAATGACCTGGATCGTCGGGGCCTTGATTATCATTCTTTAG
- a CDS encoding AMP-binding protein — protein sequence MSLESTYREAMALNEIQDMSKREVEAQKFFEKLNKSELPETFNWAAEIFEGIHVKERGDQTALIWTDLDTDEEAQYTYTELAENGNRLLNYLRSQGVEQGNNLYMLTPIVPQTWFATFAGIKAGLVSVPTATTMTEREIQFRFEAYPPDSIIAFEGLTDLVDDALEKANCTPKAKIVLGKKEGWVSYEAIADQAVEAEAAVVKSEDVLFCFFTSGTTGLPKRVGHSAVSYPLGHMSTAVVIGIEPGDVHHNLSAPGWAKWAWSSFFSPFNVGATATGFNFTALDIKKYISKVAKYKVNSFCAPPTAWRAFVGLDLSQYDLSAMKYSISAGEPLNPEVIDQWREATGCEIRDFYGQTESTCMIGNPPWMEKKMRLGSFGYPSYMYDVILADDDGTEITDPDVTGHIVVRLSNWRAIGLFQEYIENEEKTKEAFKHGLYFTGDKASFDKDGYWWFVGRSDDVIKSSDYRVGPFEVESALIEHPAVMETAVVGVPDPKRHQLVKAFVILAAGQEPSKELALELFKHTIEVLAKFKIPRIIEFVEELPKTISGKIRRIELRENEENKADGKTTEYFYHQFPELSSRKN from the coding sequence ATGTCGTTGGAAAGCACCTACAGAGAGGCAATGGCCCTGAATGAGATCCAGGATATGTCCAAGCGCGAAGTCGAAGCGCAGAAGTTCTTCGAGAAGCTGAACAAATCCGAGCTGCCCGAAACCTTCAACTGGGCGGCGGAAATATTTGAAGGGATTCACGTCAAAGAACGCGGCGACCAGACAGCATTGATCTGGACGGACCTGGATACGGATGAAGAAGCCCAGTATACCTATACGGAACTGGCCGAAAACGGCAACAGGCTTTTGAACTACCTGCGTTCCCAAGGCGTGGAACAGGGAAATAACCTGTACATGCTCACCCCCATCGTCCCCCAGACATGGTTTGCCACCTTTGCCGGCATCAAGGCTGGCCTGGTATCCGTTCCCACGGCCACCACCATGACCGAAAGGGAGATCCAGTTCAGATTCGAAGCCTATCCCCCCGACTCCATCATTGCCTTTGAAGGGCTCACCGACCTTGTGGACGACGCCCTGGAAAAAGCAAACTGCACCCCCAAGGCCAAAATCGTCCTGGGTAAAAAAGAGGGCTGGGTATCATATGAAGCCATTGCCGACCAGGCTGTTGAGGCCGAAGCCGCCGTCGTCAAAAGCGAAGACGTATTGTTCTGCTTTTTCACCTCCGGCACAACCGGACTGCCCAAACGGGTGGGACATTCCGCCGTTTCCTACCCCTTAGGCCATATGTCCACGGCCGTGGTCATCGGCATTGAGCCCGGCGACGTCCACCACAACCTCAGTGCCCCGGGATGGGCAAAATGGGCCTGGAGCAGCTTTTTCTCCCCCTTTAACGTGGGTGCCACGGCCACCGGCTTTAATTTCACGGCCCTGGATATTAAAAAATATATTTCAAAGGTGGCCAAGTACAAGGTCAACTCCTTCTGCGCACCGCCCACTGCCTGGCGGGCCTTTGTGGGCCTTGACCTCTCCCAGTATGACCTGAGCGCCATGAAGTATTCCATCAGCGCCGGCGAACCCCTGAACCCGGAGGTCATCGACCAGTGGAGAGAGGCCACGGGCTGCGAAATCCGTGATTTCTACGGCCAGACCGAATCCACCTGCATGATCGGCAACCCGCCCTGGATGGAAAAGAAAATGCGCCTGGGCTCCTTCGGCTATCCCTCATACATGTACGACGTCATCCTGGCCGACGACGACGGCACCGAAATTACCGACCCCGACGTCACCGGACACATTGTTGTAAGGCTGTCCAACTGGCGGGCCATCGGCCTGTTCCAGGAATATATTGAAAACGAAGAAAAAACCAAGGAAGCCTTCAAGCACGGCCTCTACTTCACCGGTGACAAGGCCTCCTTCGACAAGGACGGATACTGGTGGTTCGTCGGCCGTTCCGACGACGTCATCAAATCCTCGGACTACCGTGTCGGCCCCTTTGAGGTGGAGAGCGCCCTCATCGAGCACCCGGCGGTCATGGAAACGGCGGTCGTGGGCGTCCCCGACCCCAAACGCCACCAGCTGGTCAAGGCCTTTGTCATCCTGGCCGCGGGACAGGAACCCTCCAAGGAACTGGCCCTGGAATTGTTCAAGCATACCATTGAGGTCCTGGCCAAATTCAAAATCCCCAGAATCATTGAGTTCGTGGAGGAACTGCCCAAAACCATTTCCGGCAAAATCCGCCGCATTGAGCTGAGGGAAAACGAAGAAAATAAAGCCGATGGCAAGACAACCGAATACTTCTACCATCAGTTCCCCGAACTGAGTTCCAGAAAGAATTAA
- a CDS encoding VWA domain-containing protein, translated as MKRFKFMAVLAIMALIALAGMASNSTAAGLLKPVDGGDSTLGMKSHRVDVTINNGFARTEVDQIFFNSGTRDLEAVYSFPVPKDASLSELSLWINGKEVVGEVLEKEQARKTYADQKARGNQAAVAEKNDYKTFDVKVYPVAANADTRIRLVYYQPLEIDLNVGRYVYPLEAGNVDEERIAFWETDTRVKERFSFHAALKSSFPVKDIRMPGYQNQAVITGPGAEGAGEEGETAAHDIRLDFPEGGSLDKDIVLYYRLDDTVPARVELVPFREAGEREGKFMLVITPGADLAPITAGADWTFVLDVSGSMGGSKISTLVAGVRKSIKKMTPDHRFRIITFNDRAREITRGFIPATPENVAKAAVLLDTVEAGGSTNLYDGLERAYGGLDADRINGIILVTDGVANVGPSTHAELLDLHRKHDCRLFTFVIGNSANQPLLGDLAEASGGFSMNISSHDDLIGRILQAKTKMVHQSLYDTRVRFKGENVTQLTPGDLGNLYQGQQIVIFGAYDSPGRVGVELSGRIDGREAVWTTQALLPETDTENPEIERLWAMSTIKDLMKTIRASGNPGELKEAVVDLATEYSLVTDYTSMVVLSEQEMEAAGIERKNAKRVEKERKAQAARAKAPAKDYRVSRDESAKPMFANKPSPGIGTGALGPLFLGLACLLRRFRSRK; from the coding sequence ATGAAACGATTTAAATTTATGGCCGTTTTGGCAATCATGGCCCTAATTGCCCTGGCCGGTATGGCATCCAATTCAACGGCAGCCGGTCTGCTCAAGCCGGTGGATGGAGGCGATTCGACCCTGGGGATGAAATCCCACCGGGTGGATGTCACCATCAATAACGGCTTTGCCCGGACCGAGGTGGACCAGATCTTTTTCAACTCCGGCACCAGGGACCTTGAGGCGGTTTACTCCTTTCCGGTGCCCAAGGATGCCAGCCTGTCGGAACTGAGTCTGTGGATTAACGGAAAAGAGGTGGTGGGCGAGGTCCTGGAAAAGGAGCAGGCCAGGAAAACCTATGCCGACCAGAAAGCCCGGGGCAACCAAGCGGCCGTGGCCGAAAAGAACGATTACAAGACCTTTGATGTAAAGGTTTATCCCGTGGCGGCCAATGCCGACACCCGGATCCGCCTGGTCTATTATCAGCCCCTGGAAATCGACCTGAATGTGGGCCGGTATGTCTATCCCCTGGAAGCGGGCAATGTGGATGAGGAACGCATCGCCTTCTGGGAAACCGACACCCGGGTGAAGGAGCGGTTTTCCTTCCATGCCGCCCTGAAGTCGTCCTTTCCGGTGAAGGATATCCGCATGCCCGGCTACCAGAACCAGGCGGTGATCACAGGACCTGGCGCTGAAGGAGCGGGCGAAGAGGGAGAAACGGCTGCCCATGATATCCGCCTGGATTTTCCCGAAGGCGGCAGCCTGGATAAGGATATTGTGCTCTATTACCGGCTGGACGACACGGTGCCGGCCCGGGTGGAGCTGGTGCCCTTTCGCGAAGCAGGGGAAAGGGAGGGTAAATTCATGCTGGTCATCACCCCCGGTGCGGACCTTGCGCCCATCACCGCAGGGGCCGACTGGACCTTTGTCCTGGATGTCTCCGGCAGCATGGGCGGTTCTAAGATTTCCACCCTGGTGGCCGGTGTCAGGAAATCCATCAAGAAAATGACCCCGGACCACCGGTTCAGGATCATCACCTTCAACGACAGGGCCAGAGAGATCACCCGGGGATTTATCCCGGCTACACCGGAAAATGTGGCGAAGGCTGCCGTTCTCCTGGATACCGTGGAAGCCGGTGGCAGCACCAACCTTTATGACGGACTGGAGCGGGCCTACGGCGGCCTGGATGCCGACAGGATCAACGGGATTATCCTGGTCACCGACGGGGTGGCCAATGTGGGGCCGTCCACCCATGCCGAGCTGCTGGATCTCCATCGGAAACACGACTGCCGGCTCTTTACCTTTGTCATCGGCAACAGTGCCAACCAGCCTCTGCTAGGGGACCTGGCCGAGGCATCCGGGGGCTTTTCCATGAATATCTCTTCCCATGATGACCTCATCGGCCGGATCCTCCAGGCAAAGACCAAAATGGTCCACCAGAGCCTCTATGATACCCGGGTCCGGTTCAAAGGGGAAAATGTGACCCAACTGACCCCTGGCGATCTAGGCAACCTCTACCAGGGCCAGCAGATCGTGATCTTCGGCGCCTATGATTCACCCGGGCGGGTGGGGGTTGAGCTGAGCGGCAGAATCGACGGACGTGAGGCTGTATGGACCACACAGGCCCTCCTGCCGGAAACCGACACGGAGAATCCGGAAATCGAGCGGCTCTGGGCCATGTCCACCATAAAAGACCTTATGAAAACCATCCGGGCCTCCGGGAATCCTGGCGAACTCAAAGAGGCGGTGGTGGATCTGGCCACTGAATATTCCCTGGTCACCGATTACACTTCCATGGTGGTTCTCTCTGAGCAGGAGATGGAGGCGGCCGGCATTGAGAGAAAGAATGCCAAACGGGTGGAAAAGGAACGAAAGGCCCAGGCCGCCAGAGCCAAGGCCCCGGCCAAGGATTATCGGGTGTCCAGGGATGAATCTGCCAAACCCATGTTTGCCAATAAGCCTTCCCCCGGCATCGGCACCGGGGCATTGGGACCCCTTTTTCTGGGACTGGCCTGCCTGCTCCGCCGGTTCCGGTCCCGCAAGTGA
- a CDS encoding CHASE2 domain-containing protein: MGTKENSLWAAKNIRSRHLVMGLGFLMALGLAEAMGLFLGMDFYAYDLFFRLRGAQEPPKRVLIAAVDEKSLGRLGRWPISRRYYADFLQKARQADGILADIILAEPGKDDARLKSALEEYPRIILPAYVDRSRHLVLPSPTLGSPAVGHVHTEPGMDGVVRQVFHTLIIEGQRLPSAASALDGFLSNQPPATAGRFRMAGGIRHGGGGMAAILQEGGRGINYYGPPGTIPSLSFSDILENKYPPVFFKNKILVLGLTAAGIDQDHLTSFSQNRDRMPGVELQATVLANLLDGSQIRTLGKVWQWAGIILAFMLCALWFARLDSAWALASGGLVCFLFTGTAYLLFAFGRFWIPPTPVWAAFAGALVLGHIIKLEAMGRRLIQARQDWETSFDAIADAIIIRDRSGRPVLSNRSAANGALEVLERHGDGECGAPSAVYDQALDRYFELQSFIRPGKGNRPSGSVHVVRDVTERTQLRQQQKALEAQLIQSQKMEAIGTLAGGIAHDFNNILSAIMGYTQLAAASIPDGEEARKNLEEVLNASSRAADLVAQILSFSRRTDQKKAPLMVRPIVKEIVQLLKGTLPQSIRIKADVPGKEKVFGEAGQIYQVILNLCTNAYQAIGNGPGEIKVIVERIDVDHTDLGPFLELAPGPYVKISVSDTGSGIPEKIRNRVFEPYFTTKEKETGTGLGLATTHGIVKNHGGSIRFDSSENEGTCFHVYLPMAQPHANGPIPPAGGEGREWVQGRLLLVDDREALVETGSRLLENMGYDVTARNCPQQALADFKSGPEIFDAVITDLYMKKMTGIALTEKLLEVRPDIPVILCTGYHDILTKEAAAASGVSAVVEKPYSIRELSWAVQSVMAKGR; encoded by the coding sequence ATGGGTACTAAAGAAAACTCCCTTTGGGCTGCAAAAAATATCCGCAGCCGCCACCTGGTGATGGGGCTTGGATTCCTGATGGCGCTGGGACTGGCCGAGGCCATGGGGCTTTTCCTGGGCATGGATTTCTACGCCTACGACCTTTTTTTCAGGCTGAGGGGCGCCCAGGAACCGCCGAAGCGGGTCCTCATTGCTGCGGTTGATGAAAAATCACTCGGCCGGCTGGGGCGCTGGCCCATTTCCCGGAGGTATTATGCCGATTTCCTCCAGAAGGCCCGCCAGGCCGACGGCATCCTTGCCGACATTATCCTGGCCGAGCCCGGCAAGGACGATGCCCGTCTTAAATCGGCCCTGGAAGAATACCCCAGAATTATTCTGCCCGCCTATGTGGACCGCAGCCGTCACCTTGTGCTGCCTTCCCCCACCCTGGGCAGCCCCGCCGTGGGCCATGTCCACACGGAGCCGGGCATGGACGGGGTCGTCAGGCAGGTGTTCCACACCCTGATCATTGAAGGGCAGCGGCTGCCCTCCGCCGCATCCGCCCTTGACGGGTTTCTTTCCAACCAGCCGCCGGCCACGGCCGGCCGGTTCCGGATGGCCGGCGGGATCCGCCATGGCGGGGGGGGCATGGCGGCGATTTTACAGGAGGGGGGCAGGGGGATTAATTATTACGGGCCGCCGGGGACCATTCCAAGCCTTTCCTTTTCCGACATCCTGGAAAACAAGTATCCGCCGGTTTTTTTTAAGAATAAAATCCTGGTACTGGGCCTCACCGCCGCGGGCATTGACCAGGATCATCTGACAAGCTTCAGCCAGAACAGGGACCGGATGCCCGGGGTGGAGCTCCAGGCCACCGTTCTGGCCAATCTGCTGGACGGCTCCCAGATCCGGACCCTGGGCAAGGTGTGGCAGTGGGCGGGGATCATCCTGGCCTTTATGCTCTGCGCCCTCTGGTTTGCCCGGCTGGACAGCGCCTGGGCCCTGGCGTCAGGGGGGCTGGTCTGTTTCCTTTTTACCGGAACCGCTTATCTGCTCTTTGCCTTCGGCCGATTCTGGATCCCCCCGACACCTGTCTGGGCGGCCTTTGCCGGTGCACTGGTCCTGGGCCATATTATCAAGCTGGAAGCCATGGGGCGCAGGCTGATCCAGGCAAGGCAGGACTGGGAAACTTCCTTTGACGCCATTGCCGATGCCATTATTATCCGGGACCGGTCCGGCCGGCCCGTTCTAAGCAACCGTTCCGCCGCCAATGGCGCCCTTGAGGTGCTGGAACGCCACGGTGACGGGGAGTGCGGCGCACCGTCCGCGGTTTACGACCAAGCATTGGACCGTTATTTTGAACTTCAGTCTTTTATCCGGCCGGGCAAGGGAAACCGTCCTTCGGGCAGTGTCCATGTGGTCCGGGATGTCACGGAACGCACACAGCTTCGGCAGCAGCAGAAGGCCTTGGAGGCGCAACTCATCCAATCCCAGAAAATGGAGGCCATCGGCACCCTGGCCGGGGGCATCGCGCATGATTTCAACAATATCCTTTCCGCCATCATGGGATATACCCAGCTGGCTGCAGCATCGATCCCCGATGGAGAAGAGGCCAGGAAAAACCTGGAGGAGGTGCTCAATGCCAGCAGCCGGGCCGCAGATCTTGTGGCCCAGATTTTAAGCTTCAGCCGCAGAACAGATCAAAAAAAGGCGCCGCTCATGGTCCGGCCCATTGTTAAGGAGATTGTTCAATTATTGAAAGGGACCCTGCCCCAATCCATCCGGATCAAAGCCGATGTGCCCGGTAAAGAGAAGGTTTTCGGGGAAGCGGGCCAGATTTACCAGGTGATACTGAACCTTTGCACCAACGCCTACCAGGCCATCGGCAATGGGCCGGGAGAGATCAAGGTGATTGTGGAGCGCATCGATGTGGATCATACGGACCTGGGGCCTTTCCTGGAACTGGCCCCCGGCCCCTATGTGAAAATCAGTGTTTCAGATACCGGCAGCGGCATACCCGAGAAGATCAGAAATCGGGTATTTGAACCCTATTTTACCACCAAGGAAAAGGAGACAGGCACCGGCCTGGGCCTGGCCACCACCCACGGCATCGTTAAGAATCACGGGGGCAGCATCCGGTTTGATTCCAGCGAAAATGAGGGCACCTGTTTCCATGTCTACCTCCCCATGGCCCAACCCCATGCCAACGGCCCTATTCCCCCTGCCGGCGGGGAAGGCCGGGAATGGGTACAGGGGCGGCTGCTGCTGGTGGATGACCGGGAGGCGCTGGTGGAAACAGGATCCAGGCTTCTGGAAAATATGGGCTACGATGTGACGGCCAGGAATTGTCCCCAACAGGCACTGGCGGATTTTAAATCCGGGCCGGAGATATTTGATGCGGTAATCACCGACCTTTACATGAAAAAAATGACCGGCATTGCCCTGACGGAAAAGCTCCTCGAGGTGCGGCCGGACATTCCGGTTATCCTCTGCACGGGATACCACGACATCCTGACCAAGGAGGCTGCGGCCGCCTCGGGCGTCAGCGCGGTGGTGGAAAAGCCCTATTCCATCCGGGAATTGTCCTGGGCGGTGCAATCGGTAATGGCTAAAGGGAGGTAA
- a CDS encoding HAMP domain-containing protein: protein MDGSEKIKFTKSLRFTISTILLVVSLTILLGFETFQYLNTRSGMFSDLEAFSENTSLRMSQYLANPMWAVEKKVIESLMESEMLDKNVLGILVYDTDGKTLIAGKGRDNAWNVGPASPLLSQDGPGQDCFVKSKDIYMPGVEDKKLGSVTVYVTKQFAKKELTGVLVNSFIAIVLLNLILILAIGASLKRLVLTPLDNVIAATENMSSGDLKTPISTDADNEIRILAESLERVRMSMIAAMRWLQKR from the coding sequence ATGGACGGATCAGAAAAAATAAAATTTACAAAATCGCTTCGATTTACCATCAGCACCATCCTTCTGGTGGTGTCCCTGACCATCCTGCTGGGGTTTGAGACCTTTCAGTATTTGAATACACGGTCAGGGATGTTCTCTGACCTTGAGGCCTTCAGTGAAAATACATCCCTGCGGATGTCCCAATACCTGGCCAACCCCATGTGGGCTGTTGAAAAGAAGGTTATCGAATCCCTGATGGAATCTGAAATGCTGGATAAGAATGTGCTGGGCATCCTGGTTTACGATACTGACGGAAAAACCTTAATTGCTGGAAAAGGCAGGGACAACGCCTGGAATGTGGGCCCCGCGTCCCCGCTTCTGTCCCAGGACGGCCCCGGCCAGGATTGTTTTGTCAAATCAAAGGATATCTATATGCCCGGCGTGGAGGACAAGAAACTGGGCTCGGTGACCGTCTATGTGACCAAGCAGTTCGCAAAAAAAGAGCTTACCGGTGTCCTGGTCAATAGTTTTATTGCCATCGTGCTTCTTAACCTGATACTGATCCTTGCCATCGGCGCCAGTCTGAAGCGGCTGGTGCTGACCCCCCTGGACAATGTGATTGCTGCCACGGAGAATATGAGCAGTGGGGACTTGAAAACCCCCATTTCAACGGATGCGGATAATGAAATCCGTATACTTGCCGAAAGTCTGGAACGGGTGAGGATGAGTATGATTGCAGCCATGCGGTGGCTTCAGAAGAGGTGA
- the rrtA gene encoding rhombosortase: MAEDTETMISRPPLVTLVILLICLAAWGSPQLSRLLIYDRRAIADGEIWRLFTAHFVHFTGSHLAYNMTVFTGAGWLVESKGRCRFIWLYILTAMGVGMQLFVGRPGMGYYGGISGVACGVLFYGALTYMGDAPWRRISICTIFCLLGKVVLELGCNIWVIPHWSRPFVPMSESHGMGVVCAGIFYLFALPGRRPTLTGAP; encoded by the coding sequence ATGGCAGAGGATACGGAAACAATGATATCCAGGCCGCCGCTGGTGACGCTTGTCATCCTTCTGATTTGTTTGGCAGCCTGGGGGAGCCCGCAATTATCCCGATTGCTGATTTACGACCGCAGGGCAATTGCAGACGGTGAAATCTGGCGCCTGTTCACTGCCCATTTTGTCCATTTTACCGGCAGCCACCTTGCCTATAATATGACGGTCTTTACCGGTGCAGGGTGGCTGGTAGAGTCAAAAGGCCGTTGCCGTTTTATATGGCTTTATATCCTGACGGCCATGGGCGTTGGCATGCAACTGTTCGTGGGCCGCCCCGGTATGGGGTACTACGGAGGAATATCCGGGGTGGCCTGCGGGGTTTTGTTTTATGGTGCGCTTACGTATATGGGTGACGCTCCCTGGCGAAGGATCAGCATTTGCACCATCTTCTGTCTTCTTGGCAAAGTCGTTTTGGAATTGGGGTGTAACATATGGGTAATCCCCCACTGGTCGCGCCCTTTTGTTCCCATGTCCGAAAGCCACGGTATGGGAGTTGTCTGTGCCGGTATCTTTTATCTTTTTGCCCTTCCGGGCAGAAGGCCTACTTTGACGGGTGCCCCTTGA